Below is a genomic region from Aurantimonas sp. HBX-1.
GGTCGCTTCGGATCGAGGATGCGATGAAAAAGCGGTAACGCCAGAGACTAGTCAGCATGCGGCGTCCTTACATGAAGCACGTGGAGATCGGAAAGCATTTCGCGATCGCCCCCGAGGCTCGCGCCAGGGTCTCTTGAAATCAGATAGTGGTCTGCGCATGGCAGGATCAGCGTTGCCCGCGCCAGAATTCCAGGACGTCGCGGAGCGTGTCCTCGAACGCAATCTCAGGGCGCCAGCCGAGCACCTGCGTCGCGGCCTCAGGGTTGCCGACCGCTCGCGGGACGAGGTTGGGGCGCAGACGCTCCGGATCGACACGAACCTCGATCTCCATCCCCGACAGCTCGACCAGATGGTCCAGTATCTTGCCAATTCGCCACGCCCGGCCCGAGGCCAGGTTGTAGACGCTGGAGGGGCCGACCGGCACCGACGGGTCCAGTGCGGCGATGGCATAGGCCCGCACGACGTCCCGCGCATCGAGAAAGTCCCGTTCCGCCTCGAGATTGCCGACCGCGATCACGGGCGCCTGCTTGCCGGCGATGATATCGGCGATCTGCCGCGCGAACGCCGAGACGACATAGGCGTCCGCCTGCCCTGGCGCGGTATGGTTGAAGGGCCGGAAGCGAACCGATTTCAGGCCGTCATGCGCCATCTGCCCGATCATCAGGTCGGCGGCCGCCTTGGTTGCGCCGTAGACGCTGGCCGGCTGCAACGGCGCCGCTTCCGTCAGGGGTCCATCGGTCGACAGAAACGCATCGCCATAGGCCTCGGAACTGCCGACATTGATGAAGCGGGCCTCGGGCGCATGCCGCAACACCGCCTCCGCCACGTTCATAGCGCCCGTCAGGTTGACGTCCCAGGCCCGTCGCGGCGAACGATTGGCCTCGGCCGGCGCCGCCACCGCTGCCAGATGCACGACGGCCGTGGGCCGCGCCGCCTGCACGGCCCGCTCGACGGCTTCCCTGTCGCAGATGTCGACCGCCTCGCCTTCGCGAGCGCCGAAGACCGCTACGGGCGCCCCGTCCCCGTCAAACGCCGCGAGATGGCGGACGAGCAGCGTGCCGACGAACCCGCCAGCGCCGGTGACAAGGATTCGATGCTGATGAGCCATCACGAAATCGCTCGCCCCCGTGGAATTCGCGCGGTTGATCGATTACCCGCTTGACCGGTACCGGCCTCAGCGCTTCAGACGCTTGAGGTCGGCCTCGACCATCTCGATGATCATGTCCTCGAGCGAGATCTCCGCTTCCCAGCCGAAGGCGGCCTTGGCCTTGGCCGGGTTGCCGAGCAGCACGTCGACCTCGGCCGGACGGAACAAGGCAGGATCGATGATGAGATGATCGTCGATCGACAGGCCCGCGTGCTCGAAGGCGATGCGGCACATGTCGCGAACCGTCGTCGTACGGCCGGTGGCGATGACGTAGTCGTCCGCCTCGTCCTGCTGCAGCATCAGCCACATGGCCCGGACATAGTCCTTCGAATGGCCCCAGTCGCGCTTGGCGTCGATGTTGCCGAGGCGCAGCTCGCTGGCCAGGCCGAGCTTGATGCGGGCAACCGCGTCGGTGACCTTGCGGGTCACGAATTCGATCCCGCGCAGCGGCGACTCGTGGTTGAACAGGATGCCGCTGGAAGCGTGCATCCCGTAGCTTTCCCGATAGTTGACGGTCAGCCAGTGGCCGTAGAGCTTTGCCACGGCATAGGGCGAGCGCGGATAGAACGGCGTCGTCTCGCTCTGCATCGGCTCCTGGATGAGGCCGTACATCTCCGACGATGACGCCTGGTAAAAACGCGCTTCCGGGCGCTCCAGCCGCACGGCCTCGAGCATGTTGGTG
It encodes:
- a CDS encoding GDP-mannose 4,6-dehydratase; this translates as MAHQHRILVTGAGGFVGTLLVRHLAAFDGDGAPVAVFGAREGEAVDICDREAVERAVQAARPTAVVHLAAVAAPAEANRSPRRAWDVNLTGAMNVAEAVLRHAPEARFINVGSSEAYGDAFLSTDGPLTEAAPLQPASVYGATKAAADLMIGQMAHDGLKSVRFRPFNHTAPGQADAYVVSAFARQIADIIAGKQAPVIAVGNLEAERDFLDARDVVRAYAIAALDPSVPVGPSSVYNLASGRAWRIGKILDHLVELSGMEIEVRVDPERLRPNLVPRAVGNPEAATQVLGWRPEIAFEDTLRDVLEFWRGQR
- a CDS encoding GDP-mannose 4,6-dehydratase, whose product is MTKRALITGITGQDGAYLSQLLLEKGYDVYGLVRRSSTADVNDVRLKWLGIDKDVRILDGNLLDLSGIIRVMRDVVPDEVYNLGAQSFVKSSWQQPILTGQVTGLGVTNMLEAVRLERPEARFYQASSSEMYGLIQEPMQSETTPFYPRSPYAVAKLYGHWLTVNYRESYGMHASSGILFNHESPLRGIEFVTRKVTDAVARIKLGLASELRLGNIDAKRDWGHSKDYVRAMWLMLQQDEADDYVIATGRTTTVRDMCRIAFEHAGLSIDDHLIIDPALFRPAEVDVLLGNPAKAKAAFGWEAEISLEDMIIEMVEADLKRLKR